A single window of Huiozyma naganishii CBS 8797 chromosome 10, complete genome DNA harbors:
- the SET6 gene encoding Set6p (similar to Saccharomyces cerevisiae SET6 (YPL165C); ancestral locus Anc_8.692) — translation MNNISHYSSTLAILAANVDRPYNVRQTTWGGRACFATKQLRKGDVVLRSTDFTGKSIAYDFRKEVCHYCYGYTSGRNMKYRISADQFGRLMADTANILKKSNKFMGAGLWFCSDHCLETYLEMPNISYLIDGYEILLNHYRIASKELSIDNEIELNSRKISLDVIEEGWSQVKDSWIPKVEKMKKSKQLNMFPSISEDDYSCARFVTMTLFKLKQHSLDFDTKVEFNGLQSNELDKIKKYPVLLHLQTSVFKILYILLPDILKTHFSIELFRHIAGSEYANAFGLWQEDEGVDSREFLGYSVFPCASYANHSCVPNITKSRHGREMIFTANKDISEGAEICIDCSGVLSLAVEKRRKFLKETWFFDCCCGRCLLEMKTIH, via the coding sequence ATGAACAACATCTCACACTACAGTTCGACGTTGGCTATCCTGGCAGCAAATGTTGACCGACCTTACAATGTTAGGCAGACGACATGGGGAGGTAGGGCATGTTTTGCAACGAAGCAATTACGAAAAGGAGATGTTGTTTTAAGAAGTACTGATTTTACAGGCAAATCAATTGCTTATGACTTTAGGAAAGAAGTGTGTCACTATTGTTACGGTTACACGAGTGGCCGCAATATGAAATATAGGATAAGTGCTGATCAATTTGGGAGACTAATGGCTGATACAGcgaatattttgaaaaaatcgaATAAATTCATGGGCGCTGGCCTATGGTTCTGTTCAGATCACTGTTTAGAGACTTATTTGGAAATGCCGAATATCTCTTATCTTATCGACGGCTACGAAATACTCTTAAACCATTATCGAATTGCATCAAAAGAACTAAGCATAGATAATGAGATTGAACTGAATTCTAGAAAGATTTCTTTGGATGTGATAGAAGAGGGCTGGAGCCAAGTGAAAGATTCTTGGATAccaaaagtggaaaaaatgaaaaagaGCAAGCAGTTGAATATGTTTCCTTCTATATCTGAGGACGACTATTCATGTGCCCGTTTTGTCACGATGACcctcttcaagttgaaaCAGCACTCCCTTGATTTCGACACGAAAGTTGAATTTAATGGTTTGCAATCCAACGAGCTcgataaaataaaaaaatacccTGTATTACTGCACCTGCAAACTTCAGTATTTAAGATACTCTATATCTTACTGCctgatattttgaaaacacACTTTAGCATCGAGCTATTTAGACACATCGCCGGTTCTGAGTATGCGAATGCATTTGGACTATGGCAAGAAGATGAGGGCGTTGACAGTAGAGAATTTTTAGGGTACTCTGTCTTTCCTTGTGCTTCTTATGCTAACCACAGTTGTGTTCCGAACATTACAAAGTCCAGACACGGAAGAGAAATGATTTTCACTGCCAACAAGGATATTTCGGAGGGAGCAGAGATATGTATTGATTGTTCTGGAGTTTTGAGCTTGGCTGTGGAGAAACGCCGCAAATTTCTGAAGGAAACATGGTTTTTCgattgttgttgtggaaGATGCCTTCTAGAAATGAAGACGATCCATTAA
- the ATG29 gene encoding Atg29p (similar to Saccharomyces cerevisiae ATG29 (YPL166W); ancestral locus Anc_8.693) — protein sequence MDNRNTIVYVKMKGPRPPGFEDRPPFEWNSDKDAQLWAFISKLENSLEQINWEGLSTALNTPIYFLRRRSYKLFAIHMEFLQRQFHDKRTSSVTEQPAKNKPQQQITTHEGNDSDITEPLKQSHKQMSFHKAATPGSPFNGSKLGSAINSSMDLTASEHTLSSKESTENSTTEATRQLHTSRILKYRKDSRGSHRSASRGTPNGNVEGDSDSDLSSSLSVSKSALEEALMDRLHF from the coding sequence ATGGATAATAGGAATACGATTGTATATGTGAAAATGAAGGGCCCTAGACCGCCGGGGTTTGAAGACCGCCCGCCATTCGAATGGAACTCGGACAAGGATGCCCAACTTTGGGCGTTTATTTCAAAGCTGGAGAACTCATTGGAGCAAATAAATTGGGAAGGGTTGTCCACGGCATTGAACACTCCGATATACTTTCTACGGCGAAGAAGTTACAAACTATTTGCGATACACATGGAGTTTTTACAAAGGCAGTTCCACGACAAGAGGACGAGTTCTGTTACTGAACAACCTGCCAAAAATAAACCACAACAGCAAATTACAACACACGAGGGTAATGATAGCGACATAACTGAACCACTAAAACAATCACATAAACAAATGTCATTCCACAAGGCAGCAACTCCAGGCAGCCCATTCAATGGGTCTAAGTTGGGATCAGCAATCAATTCGAGCATGGATTTGACTGCGAGTGAACACACCTTGAGCTCCAAAGAAAGTACagaaaattcaacaacGGAAGCCACACGGCAGCTACATACCTCTAGAATATTAAAATATAGAAAGGATTCACGAGGTTCTCATCGTTCTGCATCCAGAGGAACACCCAACGGCAACGTGGAAGGTGACAGTGACAGTGACCTATCATCAAGTCTTAGTGTGAGTAAATCTGCGTTGGAGGAGGCGTTAATGGATCGTCTTCATTTCTAG
- the REV3 gene encoding DNA-directed DNA polymerase (similar to Saccharomyces cerevisiae REV3 (YPL167C); ancestral locus Anc_8.694) produces the protein MTSTTETSSDISLSDLDSEMIHIQMNNYDSYMCKPSTLLDTNHGTSLPLNKYEYVPVIRIYGNIPSGHQTLCHVHGIFPYIFIPYDGEFKNETSTIVNQKCTQLHLTLENRIRVLFFQNKKSKNQDKGPGYNSGEKPESPINQLGNLKYIANVSVVKGMPFYGYHTNWSLFYKICLLNPSHVHRVTDLIRNGAALNSDIEVFEAHIPYILQFLTDFNLFGCYWIKLQKCYFRQPVLNELLDINNLTMTQELDQFLAKFVKDGFNVLHNAEFRRVGNGLLEMDILPNFIRNIDELHHTDIQRVFYRKSEDKEEPDKTQYVTSTKRMATDIAVLRQMVGLKKYRVAPDVERLSDFNADWQYSKENKNLYDKAMNCTNALFNETSSMDDFMKNKDVYANVPRPFESLPDLWPQEPDVLRKPPHSQMGPPATVSNNTVPQETYHGTHDEQHNEMQLDDNLNKNETDPFDEPDDLGDLGESNKMYEDVSLTQKFSMDKELTQSMAKKKENHLPREPNLHSTSEVIKRKGIVSKRKTSNAGHSTYIFKKPKVDFKTILDDLCDQGHPKIDYQDPYFSNPIDLEEKPYVYAGKRFEITSTHLSDRIPITFNSDSIVSKSKTVTKLFNTWKYIKKPPSFQKVTNECKEQRIKKDQSQIEKYSDSKFGYKYKSPGSYKKKEKKIHDQLTHMSLEVHVNTRGDKNPDPLIDEVVIIFWCIDNETYPFELPLETEGIMCVIDDFSNKHQMTKIEQACHPLTVAFYEKEFDMFDALTDLVLLFDPDILSGFEVHMSSWGYIIDRCNKIHKFDFISELARTSQQRKSKGKDAWGHNHSTDITITGRHMLNIWRLMRSNLTLTQYTIENIAYHLLHYRLPRYSYKSLTCMWNVNEMVSSLKTVIMYWQTRVRINIEILTKDDFIARTTEFSRLLGIDFHSVYHRGSQYRVESFLRRICGSENFLLLSPSKIAVKEQKALECVPLIMEPESAFYKSPLVVLDFQSLYPSVMVAQNYCYSTMIGKVGDLNLEDNKIGVTKVHLEKGVLKILKDDVNISPNGIVYVKPDIRKSMLAKMLTEILDLRVMVKKTMSQLDDPPASLKKQLNNRQVALKLLANVTYGYTSASFSGRMPCSELADSIVQTGREILQKAIDLIEMNDHWGAKVVYGDTDSLFVYLPGKSKEDAFRIGEEISIAVSKANPAPIFLKFEKVYHPSILVSKKRYVGYAFEKRNQKEPIFDAKGIETIRRDGHPAQQKIVEKSLRLLFDTKDLSAVKKYVQEQFTKIEENNVSIQDFCFAKEVKLGAYKSEQTAPPGAVVAARQNEHDHRAHPQYKERIPYVVIRGKAGDTLRSRSISPAEFLANPNCLLDAEYYIMKTLVPPLSRLFNIMGINVTEWTYDLTRFNRHSAVGNKLTDNVGTSQLCTNCSTNVISSENSLLCLKCEQDRSGTVANLLIDKLSRVETMSRLDTVCRVCSYKYSRDASYQGESFARSCESYDCPIYYQRIKADRKLIDNNAIRKQMLLESLNDW, from the coding sequence ATGACTTCGACTACCGAAACTTCTAGTGATATATCGCTATCCGATTTGGATTCTGAGATGATACATATCCAAATGAACAACTATGATTCGTATATGTGCAAACCGTCTACTCTGTTGGATACCAATCACGGGACTAGTTTGCCTTTGAATAAATACGAATATGTTCCTGTCATCAGAATATATGGGAATATACCGAGCGGACATCAGACGCTGTGCCATGTGCATGGCATCTTCCCGTATATATTTATACCATATGATGGAGAGTTCAAGAACGAAACGTCAACCATAGTAAATCAAAAATGTACGCAGTTACATCTAACGCTGGAAAATCGTATACGAGTACtgttctttcaaaacaaaaaatcCAAGAACCAAGATAAAGGACCTGGATACAACTCTGGAGAGAAACCAGAAAGCCCCATCAACCAGCTTGGgaatttgaaatatattGCCAATGTTTCTGTTGTAAAGGGAATGCCATTTTATGGATATCATACTAACTGGTCATTGTTTTACAAAATATGTTTGCTGAATCCGTCTCATGTTCATAGAGTGACAGATTTGATAAGAAATGGCGCCGCCTTAAATTCGGACATTGAAGTGTTCGAAGCACACATACCTTACATTCTCCAGTTTTTGACTGATTTTAATCTATTTGGTTGTTATTGGATCAAGCTTCAGAAATGCTATTTCAGACAACCAGTATTGAATGAACTCCTAGACATCAATAATCTAACGATGACACAGGAGCTAGATCAATTTCTAGCCAAATTTGTCAAAGACGGATTTAACGTTTTGCACAATGCTGAGTTTCGAAGAGTTGGGAATGGGTTACTTGAGATGGATATTTTACCAAATTTCATACGCAACATCGATGAACTGCACCACACGGATATCCAACGAGTATTTTACAGAAAATCGGAAGATAAAGAGGAACCAGATAAAACCCAATATGTCACATCCACAAAGAGAATGGCCACGGATATAGCAGTATTGAGACAAATGGTTGGATTGAAGAAATACAGAGTGGCACCAGATGTCGAAAGATTATCAGATTTCAATGCGGACTGGCAGTATTCGAAGGAGAATAAGAACTTATATGATAAGGCAATGAATTGTACAAACGCTTTATTTAATGAGACGAGTAGTATGGACGATTTTATGAAGAATAAAGATGTATATGCAAACGTCCCACGACCATTTGAATCTCTGCCAGATTTATGGCCACAGGAACCAGATGTTTTACGGAAACCACCACATAGTCAGATGGGACCACCGGCTACTGTAAGTAACAACACGGTCCCTCAGGAGACCTACCATGGAACCCATGATGAACAACATAATGAAATGCAATTGGATGATAATCTCAATAAGAATGAGACCGATCCTTTTGATGAACCTGATGATCTAGGTGACCTTGGCGAGTCAAATAAAATGTATGAAGATGTATCGTTGACTCAGAAGTTCTCTATGGACAAGGAATTAACTCAGTCCATGgcgaagaaaaaggaaaaccATCTTCCGAGGGAACCTAACCTCCATTCTACTAGCGAAGTAATCAAAAGGAAAGGTATAGTAAGTAAACGGAAAACTTCAAATGCCGGTCATTCTACctatatcttcaaaaaaccAAAGGTAGACTTTAAGACAATATTAGATGATCTCTGTGACCAAGGACACCCGAAAATCGATTACCAGGATCCATATTTTAGTAACCCCATAGaccttgaagaaaaaccgTATGTTTACGCGGGAAAAAGGTTTGAGATTACATCTACTCACTTGAGCGATCGTATACCCATTACGTTTAACTCTGATAGTATTGTTTCCAAATCCAAGACTGTAACTAAATTGTTCAATACTTGGAAGTACATTAAGAAACCACcttctttccaaaaagtaACGAACGAATGTAAGGAGCAAAGGATTAAGAAAGACCAGTCACAAATTGAGAAATATTCGGACTCCAAATTTGGATACAAGTACAAGAGCCCTGGTTCCTataagaagaaagagaaaaaaatacacGATCAATTAACTCACATGTCACTCGAAGTGCATGTTAATACAAGAGGTGATAAGAACCCAGACCCATTAATAGACGAAGTAGTgatcattttttggtgcaTTGACAATGAAACATATCCTTTCGAGCTACCTTTAGAAACCGAAGGAATAATGTGTGTCATCGACGATTTTTCTAATAAACACCAAATGAccaaaattgaacaagcTTGTCATCCCCTGACTGTGGCATTTTACGAAAAGGAGTTTGACATGTTTGATGCGTTGACAGACCTTGTTTTGCTTTTCGATCCCGACATATTGTCAGGCTTTGAGGTCCATATGTCTTCATGGGGCTATATCATCGACCGTTGCAACAAAATTCATAAATTTGATTTTATATCTGAACTTGCCCGAACCTCGCAGCAGAGAAAATCAAAGGGCAAAGATGCATGGGGACATAACCACTCTACCGACATTACAATTACTGGTAGACATATGCTGAATATTTGGAGGTTAATGAGATCTAATTTGACACTGACACAATATACTATTGAGAATATAGCAtaccatcttcttcattaCAGGTTACCTCGCTATTCTTATAAAAGCTTAACTTGCATGTGGAATGTTAATGAGATGGTCAGTAGCTTGAAAACAGTGATAATGTACTGGCAAACTCGGGTGCGAATCAATATCGAAATACTGACAAAAGATGATTTTATAGCTCGGACAACAGAATTTTCAAGGTTATTAGGAATTGATTTTCACTCTGTGTACCATAGAGGATCACAATATAGAGTAGAATCGTTTCTAAGGAGAATTTGTGGATCGGAAAACTTCCTTTTATTATCACCAAGTAAAATAGCGGTTAAAGAACAAAAGGCGCTAGAGTGTGTTCCGTTGATAATGGAGCCGGAATCGGCATTTTACAAGAGCCCACTGGTAGTTCTGGATTTCCAGTCATTGTATCCATCTGTAATGGTCGCACAAAATTATTGCTACTCTACCATGATTGGAAAGGTAGGAGATTTAAATTTAGAAGACAACAAGATAGGAGTAACTAAAGTTCATTTGGAAAAAGGAGTactgaaaattttaaaGGATGACGTTAATATATCCCCAAATGGCATTGTTTATGTGAAACCCGATATTAGGAAATCAATGCTTGCTAAAATGCTAACCGAGATCCTTGATTTGAGAGTGATGGTTAAAAAAACTATGTCACAACTTGACGATCCACCGGcgtctttgaaaaaacaaCTGAACAATAGACAAGTGGCTTTAAAGCTTCTGGCAAATGTAACATACGGTTATACTTCTGCTTCGTTTTCTGGCAGAATGCCTTGCTCAGAATTGGCAGACAGTATTGTTCAAACAGGAAGAGAGATATTGCAGAAAGCTATCGATTTGATTGAGATGAACGATCATTGGGGTGCCAAAGTTGTTTATGGCGATACTGACAGTTTGTTTGTTTATCTCCCAGGTAAAAGCAAAGAGGATGCGTTTAGAATTGGTGAAGAAATATCCATTGCAGTCAGCAAGGCAAACCCAGctccaatttttttgaaatttgaaaaggttTATCATCCAAGCATTTTGGTTAGTAAAAAAAGGTACGTTGGGTATGCATTCGAGAAACGGAACCAAAAAGAGCCAATTTTTGACGCTAAGGGTATTGAGACTATTCGTCGTGATGGACACCCCGCCCAACAGAAAATTGTAGAAAAATCACTACGACTGCTGTTTGATACAAAAGACTTGTCTGCAGTAAAGAAATACGTACAAGAACAATTCACAAAGATCGAAGAAAACAATGTTTCAATACAGGACTTCTGTTTTGCAAAGGAAGTCAAATTGGGAGCTTACAAAAGTGAGCAGACTGCTCCTCCTGGTGCTGTGGTGGCAGCCAGACAAAATGAACATGACCACCGGGCTCATCCGCAGTACAAAGAGAGAATACCGTATGTCGTAATAAGGGGTAAGGCAGGGGATACCTTGAGAAGTAGGAGTATTTCGCCGGCTGAATTTCTTGCCAATCCAAACTGCCTTCTCGATGCGGAGTATTATATCATGAAAACTTTGGTTCCACCTTTGTCAAGACTTTTCAATATTATGGGTATAAATGTGACGGAATGGACGTACGATCTGACAAGATTTAACAGACACAGTGCAGTTGGGAATAAACTGACAGACAATGTAGGTACATCCCAACTGTGTACAAACTGCTCAACCAATGTCATCTCATCTGAAAATTCATTACTGTGCTTGAAATGCGAACAGGATAGAAGTGGGACGGTAGCTAACTTATTGATCGATAAGCTTTCTCGAGTAGAAACGATGTCAAGGTTGGACACGGTATGCAGAGTTTGCTCTTACAAATACAGTAGAGATGCCAGTTATCAAGGGGAGAGTTTTGCACGTAGTTGCGAGTCATACGATTGTCCGATTTACTACCAAAGAATCAAGGCGGATCGGAAACTTATTGATAACAATGCCATTAGGAAGCAAATGTTACTGGAATCCCTAAATGACTGGTAA
- the KNAG0J01830 gene encoding uncharacterized protein (similar to Saccharomyces cerevisiae YPL168W; ancestral locus Anc_8.696), with protein MCGKRIALLRTSSICLPNISWSALYLRGTIPLRNYHNNHGNKSLPKSINMNTDQERLDTLFNAKLPKKTVVNQFKKILREKNHSPKSVKGDKPVQSHFDKLSTTIVEKYGSKRDANNGTRSTGVLYQLILQNRIKDDQLYEGIVSFASCQTTNVAEPNKVDIPQSSKRTGPIKSIPLDIHKSKNVNIEQILDRLERQLLKKSHKTNELYQVLSNIIEEADEFSNKPRDHDVVEDRNINILALERYLKKVEEEKEQKQHVIREQEKIYNWNQFAQENKPLLAGQSVLQRYFVNSNPFTKMVKGWNRLFDSSKVNTTASNEEFMIYDMKRGEESLLKNKDGRIPYNLGQRGYLGIVNSSHYTPDEISAVVKKYENNSWVLVGNIYNANEKLVFKKLYDPEKKGPESRKVKNIVVFILLLLVPATLYKKSMARVEQLEGENDSNSGN; from the coding sequence ATGTGTGGTAAAAGAATTGCCCTTCTTCGAACTTCTAGTATATGCCTCCCGAATATATCCTGGTCAGCACTTTACTTAAGAGGGACAATCCCTCTGCGCAATTACCATAACAACCATGGTAATAAATCCCTGCCGAAGTCCATAAACATGAATACCGATCAAGAGAGATTGGATACGCTATTCAATGCTAAACTACCCAAAAAGACGGTTGTAAACCAGTTTAAGAAGATCTTGAGAGAAAAGAACCACTCTCCGAAATCAGTCAAAGGTGATAAGCCTGTACAATCTCACTTTGATAAGTTGAGCACGACCATAGTGGAAAAATACGGTAGTAAAAGGGACGCCAACAATGGAACCAGAAGTACTGGGGTCCTCTATCAGTTGATACTACAAAATAGAATCAAAGATGACCAGTTATATGAAGGAATTGTGTCATTTGCCAGCTGTCAGACAACAAATGTAGCTGAACCGAATAAAGTTGATATACCACAGTCGAGTAAGAGGACCGGACCAATAAAATCCATACCACTGGATATCcacaagagcaagaacgTCAATATTGAACAAATACTGGACAGACTTGAACGTCAATTGCTGAAAAAGTCCCACAAAACAAATGAACTATATCAGGTACTGAGTAACATTATAGAGGAGGCAGATGAATTCTCAAACAAACCTAGAGATCATGATGTGGTGGAGGACAGAAACATAAACATACTCGCGTTAGAACGGTACCTGAAGaaggttgaagaagagaaagaacaaAAGCAACATGTAATAAGAGAGCAAGAGAAGATTTATAATTGGAATCAGTTTGCCCAAGAAAACAAACCACTATTGGCCGGGCAGTCCGTACTCCAAAGGTATTTTGTAAATAGCAACCCATTCACGAAAATGGTAAAAGGATGGAATCGGTTGTTCGATTCCTCCAAGGTCAATACTACTGCATCAAACGAGGAATTCATGATATACGATATGAAACGTGGTGAAGAATCATTACTAAAAAACAAAGACGGCCGTATACCTTATAACTTGGGCCAACGTGGGTACTTGGGTATCGTAAACAGTTCACATTACACCCCGGATGAAATTTCTGCTGTAGTTAAAAAATACGAGAATAACAGTTGGGTTTTAGTAGGGAATATTTACAACGCTAATGAAAAGCTTGTCTTCAAGAAACTATACGATCCCGAAAAGAAGGGACCCGAATCGAGGAAAGTAAAGAATATCGTCGTGTTCATACTATTGTTATTGGTACCCGCGACcctgtacaagaagagcATGGCGAGGGTTGAACAGCTTGAAGGTGAGAACGATAGCAATTCCGGGAACTAA
- the SEC63 gene encoding protein-transporting protein SEC63 (similar to Saccharomyces cerevisiae SEC63 (YOR254C); ancestral locus Anc_8.698), which yields MALSYDYDESSETWPFFLLTILLVSLVPLTAVEVYHLVWAPSGEDSRGGKAADGGQLLASLNDEFTESEIVRFRKKFQRKRSVLFKKRTLLLVSGWILVAYLVQRIGASDAIRESAKIMFDPYELLGISSSASDKDIKSAYRKLSLKFHPDKLPKGLSEADREGLEAQYVQITKAYESLTDELIRFNYLTYGHPDGPQSETHGIALPSFLVDATSSPIIVTLYILSFVLVLPVIVSKWWSKTQSYTKKGIATKTASYFVDRLVNHKPSEIVTVALILKWLSHAEEFKQFYPNLDAATFEKLLNDHLNRRDSGDQNEIKYRIVAKCHSLLYGLLDVSTGFRNVEVATVTLDTFKCIVQAVPHVTDGEILQLPNVNKAEYKKSDANVHTLGKLFTLDETKIGGTLGITDSTHLKQAIQVASNIPFLRLLKADFIVPGEEYVTPMAVCYISLKVLVRSAKHKIITTEKFPSERFEESQDFEDMKDPYARASKQPIMPYSFAPKFPVKRRNAWCCLVVTQKDNKIIQSPFVVERFSLKNLSNEFDKLKVKDLDAEFNPEDWEIGTINIPLGTQAPPANGKYFFRVIVKSTDYFGSDIDITMTMNVRDPPKLEVADDVYDASDSENDDDDENDDESDSNYTDIDTDTEVEEDATG from the coding sequence ATGGCGCTGAGTTACGATTACGACGAGTCCAGCGAGACATGGCCCTTTTTCCTGCTGACCATTCTGCTGGTCTCGCTCGTTCCGCTGACCGCGGTCGAGGTTTACCATCTGGTCTGGGCTCCGTCTGGTGAGGATTCTCGCGGTGGTAAAGCTGCAGACGGTGGTCAATTGCTTGCGTCCTTGAACGATGAGTTCACGGAGAGCGAAATAGTGCGGTTCCGGAAGAAATTCCAGCGCAAGAGGAGTgtcttgttcaagaaacgGACGCTGCTTTTGGTGAGTGGGTGGATTTTGGTTGCGTACTTGGTGCAACGGATCGGGGCGAGCGACGCCATCAGGGAGTCTGCCAAGATCATGTTCGACCCGTACGAGCTGCTGGGCATCTCGTCGAGTGCCTCGGACAAAGACATCAAGTCCGCGTACAGGAAACTGTCGCTGAAATTCCATCCGGATAAACTGCCCAAGGGGCTGTCCGAGGCGGATAGGGAAGGGCTGGAGGCACAGTACGTACAGATTACAAAGGCGTACGAGTCTCTCACGGATGAACTCATTAGATTCAACTACTTGACGTACGGGCATCCAGACGGCCCGCAGTCGGAAACGCACGGGATCGCGCTGCCCAGCTTCCTTGTCGACGCGACGTCTTCGCCGATTATTGTCACACTGTACATTCTTTCGTTTGTGCTCGTCTTACCAGTGATTGTATCCAAATGGTGGAGCAAGACGCAGTCGTACACCAAGAAGGGGATCGCCACCAAGACCGCATCCTATTTCGTTGATAGATTGGTTAACCATAAACCTTCTGAGATAGTCACTGTGGCACTGATTTTGAAATGGTTGTCCCATGCGGAGGAATTTAAACAGTTCTACCCAAATCTGGACGCAGCCACTTTCGAAAAACTGTTGAACGATCACCTTAACCGCAGGGATAGTGGGGACCAGAATGAAATCAAGTACAGGATCGTCGCGAAATGCCACTCGTTGTTGTACGGCCTACTGGACGTCTCAACAGGGTTCAGAAACGTCGAGGTCGCCACCGTCACGCTAGACACCTTCAAGTGTATTGTCCAGGCTGTCCCACACGTCACAGACGGTGAAATATTACAACTGCCAAACGTGAACAAGGCAGAATACAAGAAATCCGATGCAAATGTCCACACGTTGGGTAAACTGTTCACTCTGGACGAGACGAAAATAGGCGGAACTTTAGGCATAACTGACTCAACGCATTTGAAACAGGCCATTCAAGTCGCCTCCAACATCCCATTCCTCAGGTTACTGAAGGCAGACTTCATAGTCCCCGGCGAAGAGTACGTCACTCCGATGGCCGTTTGCTACATTTCACTAAAAGTGCTGGTACGGTCCGCAAAGCATAAAATCATCACCACAGAAAAGTTTCCATCggaaagatttgaagaatcCCAAGATTTCGAGGATATGAAGGACCCATACGCAAGGGCCTCCAAACAACCAATCATGCCGTATTCCTTTGCACCAAAGTTCCCCGTAAAGAGACGCAACGCATGGTGCTGTCTAGTGGTCACTCAAAAGGACAACAAGATCATACAATCACCATTCGTCGTCGAAAGGTTTTCGCTGAAGAACTTATCCAACGAGTTCGATAAATTAAAGGTCAAGGATCTCGACGCAGAATTCAACCCAGAAGACTGGGAGATTGGCACCATCAATATCCCACTGGGTACCCAGGCTCCACCAGCGAACGGCAAGTACTTCTTCAGAGTCATCGTCAAGTCCACAGACTATTTCGGGTCCGATATCGATATaacgatgacgatgaacGTCCGCGATCCTCCTAAACTTGAGGTTGCAGATGACGTGTACGATGCGTCGGACTCcgagaacgacgacgatgatgaaaacgaCGACGAATCGGACAGCAATTACACCGATATAGACACAGACACGGAGGTCGAAGAGGATGCCACAGGCTAA